CGATACCTCTTGTTGCGCCTGTAATGATGGCAACTTTACCTTGTAATAATCCCATTTGAAATGTTAGATAAATTAATCTTTAAAAGACAAATATATGAAATCGCCATGATTTGGAAACCAATCACCCATGAAGAGGCGATTGTGCATGACTTCAGAAAAAATATAAATATGCCTATGAAAAAGTTTTATTTATTAAGTTCATTATGATATTCATTTTTAAGTGATTCAATTTTGTCTTTCAACTCTTTGCTGATTTTGTTTGGATAGTTTTTCAGTTTTTTGAGATTGAATGCAAGAATTATTGCAGAGATACCTGAAAAAATAAATGCCACAGCTGTTATAACAACCAGAGAAATTCCGGCTAAAACAGGATTAAGAATAAGAATAACAGACCCGATAAGGCCAAGAAAACTGATCAGCGCCAGATTCTGTATTGCAAATGGTTGGATTGATAGAGATCCGTTCCTTAATTATAGTTCCACTTTTAATGAAGTGACCAGAGTATTTTTAAATGAGGAGGAAATAGAAAAACTT
Above is a genomic segment from Chryseobacterium mulctrae containing:
- a CDS encoding DUF308 domain-containing protein, which gives rise to MQPFAIQNLALISFLGLIGSVILILNPVLAGISLVVITAVAFIFSGISAIILAFNLKKLKNYPNKISKELKDKIESLKNEYHNELNK